The genome window GACACCTCACTCACGCTGATTGGGGAGCTCACCGACTGTGTCGCCACCGGCGCCGTCCACGGGCCCCCAGCTGACCCCGGGGAGGGCCCCCGCAGCGGCGTCGCCCTCGTCGAAGGCTGGCGCGGCACCATCGCCACCCGCGTCGAACTCGCCGCCGACGGCACACTCAAGCGGGTCAAGCCCGTCGACCCGTCCTTCTTCAACTGGCCCGCCCTGCCGGTCGCCCTGAAGGACACGATCGTCCCGGACTTCCCGCTGACCAACAAAAGCTTCAATCTCTCCTACGCGGGCAACGACCTGTGACCATGGGACCGTTCAGGAGCCTGTGCCGCCGCGCACCAGCCGGTAGCCGGTCACGAGGTCGGCCCTGATCCGCACCACATGCTCCATGTCCGCCTCCACCCAGGACGTGAGCGCGGCCTGGTAGCGGGCCAGTTCGGCGGGATCGGAGACCGGGGACGCGGTGCCGGTGACCACCACACTCCAGCCGGTCCGCGTGACGGGGTCGAGGTCGTCCGCCTCGTACGCCACGACCTCCGACAGCGCGGCACGGCCGAGCAGCGCCATCCCGGTGTGGGTACGGATGACGATGTCGCCGCTTGCTTCAACGAGGTGGTTGACGGGGCGAATCGCGGGCAACGCCTGGTGGGAGAAGACCACGCGGCCGAACGGCGCCTTGGCCAACAGGGCCAGCGCCTCTACCCGGTCCATCGGGACAAGGCGGCTCCGCGATGGTTCAACAGCCGCCATGGTTCCTCTCCGCACAGGGCCACGGGCCCGATGCCCTCACGCCACAGCGCCATGTCACCGTTCCCCGTTGACAACATGGCCACATCCATACGGAGGAACGCAAGGGCCATCCGGCCCTCCGTAGCTGGACGACCGGCTCTCGTGGCGGTCGGTTCCTCGGCTACTTGTGCTGGCCGAGGTAGAAGAGCAGCATCACCCATCCGGCGACGATGTGTGTACCGAAGATGTAGAAGCCCGCCCGGATCATGACCCCGCGCTCGATCCAACTGTCTCGGTCCTTGGCCTTCTTCTTGCCCTTCGGCTGCTCGGCCGTCTCGTCATTCACGTTCCGTCTCCCTTCATCCTGCGATCTCCACGGACTTCCTTCGACGGAACCGATGGCTACGACGGCATACGGAACCGGACCAGGACGACCTTGCCGTCACGGTTGACGGTCAGTTTCGCGCCGATGCCGCCCTCGTACTCGGCGGCCAGCTCGGCCACCAACCGCAGCCCCGCACCCATCTCACCGGGCCCCAGGAGGGGAAGCCGGGGTTCGGCGTCCGCGACGCCGACGATGAGCTGTCCCGCTCCGACCGTGAGCTCCACGTCGGCGACCGGACAGCGCGGCGCATGCCGCAACACGTTCGCGACCAGTTCGCTGACCACGAGCAGCACCGCGTCGGCGAACGCGGAACCCGCCACGACGCCGACCTCGGCCAGGCCCTCGGCCACTGCCTCACGGGCCCGTGTCACCGCCTCCGGCGCCATCTCGACAGACACGCAGTACCGGGCCACCGACGGCGGAACGGGGCTGACAGCCGCCACGGGCCAGCCCCTTCGGCACGGCCGGAACCGGTCGCGGCCCCTCACCGCGCCCGCTCCGCCGCGCGCAACTCGCCCAGCAGGTCCTGCCGTCCCAGCAGGAGAACGGACAGCGCAGTCGGCATCCTGCTCACTCCTCGCCCGCCCCGATGCCCAGCCACCGACCGCTGCGCAGTCGCTCAGCGTTGACCGGCTCGCCCTGCGAGCGCGAGCGGGTCCGTGACCTCGCCCCCATGGCCCTGTACTCCCTCGGTGCTAGAAAATTCGGCAACTGCCTAATTGAAGAACTCTGCAATTGTATGCCTGGTGAAGCTCCCGGTGGGGCCCGCTCGCCCTAAGCGGCGCCACCGTCTGCCGGAGGCGGACTGACGTGTCTGTCGCTACGGGATGACGATCACGGGGTGCCGCGGTTGCCGGGCGAGGCGGCTGCCGACGCGGCCGAAGAGCTTGGCGGTGATGCTGCGGCTGGCGCCGACGACGATGGCGTCGGCCGCGTACCACCTGCTGATCTCTTCGAGTTCGTGGCAGATGTCGCCGCGGGTGTGGACGGCGACCCAGGGCACCTGCGTGAGCTGCCCGGTACGGGCCAGGGCGTCGGCCAGACTCTCGCTGCTGCCCTCGAGGAGGTCGAGGAGCGCCATCGGCTCACCGCCCTCCCACCAACTGGAGCTGGGCAGCCGGTGGGTGACGTGGACGACCACCAGACCCCGGCCGGCTCGGTACGCCATACCGCTGGCGTAGGCCAGAGTGCGCTCGTCGGAGGGAGATCCGCTGTATCCCACGACGATGGCGTGCCGGAAGGGATCGTGCCGGAGCGGAAGCGCCGCCCCGGGAGCGGGTGCCGCACCGGGCAGGCGCGGACAACGCTCGCCGCTGTGGCGTCTGCGCGGTAGCCACTGGCTCATGGGGTCATTCCTGGTGTAGGAGGCGGGAACTCTCGGTGGCTGGCAGGACGTCTCGGACGATCGCGCGGACCGTAGGGAAGGGACGAATCTCAGCAGCCGGTCGGGGCGGGCGGTGGCGAATCGGTGGCCAGGACTCAGTCAGGGCTGCTCGGCCGTGCCGCCTGCCGATGCCGCGAGAACCGTCTGCAACCGGGTCTCGGTGACGATGCCCAGGGCGAAGCCGTCGTCGTCGACGACGGGCAGGGCCGCCAGCGAACGCTCGCGCAGGTCGGCGGCCACGTCCGCGGCCGGCATGCCGGGGCGCGCGAACGGGCTGTGGTCGTGCGCGATGTCACGGACGCGGGTGTTCTCGGCGTACCAGGGCTTCGCTCCGTGGGCAGTGAGCTGATCGCGGGTGACGATGCCGGCGCATCGCCCGGTGTCGTCCCGGATGAGGACGAATTCGGTGTGCGACCCCCGGAGTACGTCGAGGGCCCTGTCGATACTGGTGTGGTCACTGACCTGGAGTTCCGGCGCGAGCATCGCATCGGCGGCGGTGGGGTGCGTAGAGGAGGGCATCGTCGGCTCCGGGGACAGGAGGGCCGCAGCGTCAGGCCGGGCGAGAACGAGAGGGGAGAGCGGCCGGCGCCGCCTGGAGATCTGCGAGGAGGTCGGCCTGGCCCGCCAGGACACCACTGAGGATGCTGCGGGCCGCGGTCAGCAGGTTGGTCGCCTCGGGGGTGGTGAGGCGGTAGTGGACGGTGGAGCCTTCCCTGCGCGTGGCCACCAGATTCGCGCGGCGCAGGATGGCCAGCTGCTGCGACAGGTGGGCGGCTTCGACGCCGACCTCGGGGAGTATCTCGGCCACGGCGTACTCGCGCGAGCTGAGCAGTTCCAGCACGCGGATGCGCACCGGGTGACCGAGGGTTTTCAAGAACTCGGCCTTGAGCTGGTACAGCGGTGGTGTGCTCACGCCGTGGCCAGGGCGGAGCGAAGGTCGGGGTAGATCCGGATGAGCCCGGTCGTGTCGCCGCTCAGCAGCGGAGCGGGGCGGTCGCGCAGTCCGCACACGGCCAGCGGGCTCTGCGCGGCGCGCACCACGGCGGCCTCACCCTCCTCGCTCCAGCCGAGCAGGCCGGACATATCGAGCACGAGCATGCCGTTCGAGCGGGAACGGACCCAGTCCACAGCCCCGTCGAAGCGGTGCGTGTCCTGACGGCCCAGGAAGCCGAACAGGTGCAGCACGCCCACGCCGTCATGCTCCGTGGAGTCCCAGCGCATGCTCACCACCGCCCCAGTCGCTGCCAGAAGCGCAGCGGGCCGGTCCGCGCCGGCTTACGGCGGGCGCCGGACACGGACTGAACGAGGCGGGAACTCCCGCACCGTGAACACCGTCCCTGGCCGTCCAGCGCGGAGGGCCGGCACAGCAGTCCGCACGCCGAGCAGAGCAGGACGGGAGCACTCGTGCCGCGAATCGGTGTGACGCGCATCGCGCCTCCTAGGTAATCCATCAATTGCCAATCTTAGCAACTGATAACGTACGCAGCTAGTGGCTGCCCCTTCCGGGTCGGCGCGGGGCAGCCACTTATGCGCCTGAAGTACCGGTGGAGAAGCGCGACTTCAGATGACTTCGCCGTCGCGTGGGTCGGGTGCGTCGGCAGGCACGGGAGGCGATGAATGAGTGAAGGACGCGAGTCCGCGTTGCGTCGGCTGGCGGCGGAGCTGCGGCAGGCGCGTGTCGAGGCGGAAGGGCGGGGGGACGCGTGGTCGGCCGCCGTGCACACTGTGGATCTTGAGGAGGTCGAGCGCGTGGGGCGTGAGCTGGGCGTGGACCTGACGGGCGGGGCGGACCAGGCCGGTGCGGTGCGAGGTTGATGAGCCGATCGCGGCCGGGGTCCCTGTCCCCGTCCTGCATGGGCGCGCAGGCGAAGGACTTGGCGGCGCCGGACTCAACCTGCGCGGGAGCTCCGGAGGTACGGAAGGCGCCGTCAACCGCATCAAGGTCCGGATGACCATGATCTCCATTGACGTCCCCGAACCGGGTCGGCGCCGTATCCATCTCCGTGTTCGGGCATTTCTCGCCCTTGCATGAGCGATGATCAGTTCTTGGGCGCCGTGGCGTGTGACGCAGTCCGCTCCGTAGTCCCCGTTGTCGCGCCGGCAGCGGCAGTATTTCGGTCGTTCCCCGCCGCGTGGGCGTGGCATGAGTGCATTTCGTGTTCGTGATCTGGCGGTTTCCCGTAGTTCGTCGCGAGGATGCCCACCGTACGGGCCGAGGTGGGGCGGGGCGCCGCGGGTGGGCCGGAAGTTCAGGAGCGGGCGCGAGGAGAAGCGGTTTCAACGGGCGGAGATGCCCGTTCAGGTCGGTGCAGTGGTGTCGACGTCTCGTCCTGTGATCGGGCGTAGTCGGCACGGACCGTGGATAGGGAGCAGACGTGGCCGAGATCGAACTGAGCATGGACAACGACGTGCAGGACTGTGTCGTCGCCCTGGTTACTGGTGACATGGACTACGTGAGCGTGTCCACCTTCTGGCCCCGCGTCCACGCGTTGCTCGACGGCGACCGGCGGTTGGTGCTGGACCTGTCGGGGGTGGACTTCTTCGACTCCGCGGGCCTCAACGAACTCCTGGCGCTGAACCGCCGGGCTGCCGAGGGGGGCGGTTCGCTGGCGCTGGCGAACGTGCCCGGCATGATGCGGGGCCTGTTGTCGCTGACTGGTACGGACGCGGTTCTGGACGTGCATGCCACCGTCGGTGAGGCCGTGGCCGGACGGCGGAAAGCTGAGGATGCGGACGGCGTGGGCCCCGGCAGATGATCACACCCGGGTCGTCAGCGACCCACACCGTCGCTGCGTCGACCGA of Streptomyces phaeolivaceus contains these proteins:
- a CDS encoding universal stress protein, with product MSQWLPRRRHSGERCPRLPGAAPAPGAALPLRHDPFRHAIVVGYSGSPSDERTLAYASGMAYRAGRGLVVVHVTHRLPSSSWWEGGEPMALLDLLEGSSESLADALARTGQLTQVPWVAVHTRGDICHELEEISRWYAADAIVVGASRSITAKLFGRVGSRLARQPRHPVIVIP
- a CDS encoding CBS domain-containing protein; translation: MPSSTHPTAADAMLAPELQVSDHTSIDRALDVLRGSHTEFVLIRDDTGRCAGIVTRDQLTAHGAKPWYAENTRVRDIAHDHSPFARPGMPAADVAADLRERSLAALPVVDDDGFALGIVTETRLQTVLAASAGGTAEQP
- a CDS encoding DUF6126 family protein, yielding MNDETAEQPKGKKKAKDRDSWIERGVMIRAGFYIFGTHIVAGWVMLLFYLGQHK
- a CDS encoding ATP-binding protein codes for the protein MAAVSPVPPSVARYCVSVEMAPEAVTRAREAVAEGLAEVGVVAGSAFADAVLLVVSELVANVLRHAPRCPVADVELTVGAGQLIVGVADAEPRLPLLGPGEMGAGLRLVAELAAEYEGGIGAKLTVNRDGKVVLVRFRMPS
- a CDS encoding pyridoxamine 5'-phosphate oxidase family protein translates to MDRVEALALLAKAPFGRVVFSHQALPAIRPVNHLVEASGDIVIRTHTGMALLGRAALSEVVAYEADDLDPVTRTGWSVVVTGTASPVSDPAELARYQAALTSWVEADMEHVVRIRADLVTGYRLVRGGTGS
- a CDS encoding ArsR/SmtB family transcription factor; translation: MSTPPLYQLKAEFLKTLGHPVRIRVLELLSSREYAVAEILPEVGVEAAHLSQQLAILRRANLVATRREGSTVHYRLTTPEATNLLTAARSILSGVLAGQADLLADLQAAPAALPSRSRPA
- a CDS encoding STAS domain-containing protein, which codes for MAEIELSMDNDVQDCVVALVTGDMDYVSVSTFWPRVHALLDGDRRLVLDLSGVDFFDSAGLNELLALNRRAAEGGGSLALANVPGMMRGLLSLTGTDAVLDVHATVGEAVAGRRKAEDADGVGPGR
- a CDS encoding STAS domain-containing protein, with the protein product MRWDSTEHDGVGVLHLFGFLGRQDTHRFDGAVDWVRSRSNGMLVLDMSGLLGWSEEGEAAVVRAAQSPLAVCGLRDRPAPLLSGDTTGLIRIYPDLRSALATA